A genomic region of Procambarus clarkii isolate CNS0578487 chromosome 30, FALCON_Pclarkii_2.0, whole genome shotgun sequence contains the following coding sequences:
- the LOC123765652 gene encoding caprin-2 gives MQRSNYVMLAFLAVIHLCVHHTTAIPATLTKSVTSEVLNTTVVKPTKLAHLGKATVNATTASRAVNLTASTNITSNKTDTSKPPHTVKVRQASADGSSVLSTPVTAGRRVAFCVTKATERLSAFAHIHFRDVLTNAGAGWDPAVSEFVAPYDGHYFFIFHAIGANASDFTMSLTLNGMPKVTAYGTLTTFEVGSNSVVLALKAMDKISLELHQGAIYEHPGNESYTSFTGFLLSSV, from the exons ATGCAGAGAAGCAACTACGTGATGCTGGCGTTCCTGGCCGTGATCCATCTTTGTgtacaccacactactgccaTTCCTGCTACATTAACAAAATCTGTAACTTCCGAGGTTTTAAATACTACCGTTGTGAAACCCACGAAGCTTGCCCACCTTGGAAAAGCAACCGTAAATGCTACCACAGCATCACGCGCTGTAAACTTGACTGCATCTACAAATATCACATCAAATAAGACGGATACTTCCAAACCTCCCCACACTGTGAAGGTCAGGCAAGCGTCAGCGGACGGTTCTTCAGTTCTGTCTACCCCAGTAACTGC TGGTCGCAGAGTGGCCTTTTGTGTGACGAAAGCTACAGAAAGACTTAGTGCCTTCGCTCACATTCACTTCAGG GACGTCTTGACAAACGCAGGAGCCGGATGGGATCCAGCAGTAAGCGAATTTGTTGCTCCCTATGACGGACATTACTTCTTCATATTCCACGCTATAGGAGCGAATGCCAGCGACTTCAC GATGTCTTTGACACTGAATGGTATGCCCAAGGTGACGGCATATGGAACTCTAACTACTTTTGAAGTTGGCTCCAATTCTGTCGTCTTGGCGTTGAAGGCGATGGATAAGATCTCTTTAGAGCTGCATCAGGGCGCCATATATGAACACCCCGGCAACGAGTCGTACACTTCCTTCACTGGCTTCCTCCTCTCTAGTGTGTAA